The DNA region ATTTATCGTTAGATGGATGTAGTCGTCTCATTGAATTACCAAACTTCTTACAAGCCCCACATCTGGAGATACTGGGACTTCAAGGTTGTATGGGCTTGGTTGAGATTCATGAGTCAATTGGATATCTGAGAAGACTTGTTTCATTGAATTTAAACAATTGTATGAACCTCAAGGACCTTCCAAGAAGCATTTTTAACTTAGAATCTCTTGAATCTTTTGACTTGTCTGGCTGTTCAGCACTTGAAAAATTACCAGAGGGGAATATGATGGATTTAACGAAGCTAATTAGGGATGAAACTCCTATTTATCAACTACCATCCTCCTTTGGTGTTTTGAAGAATCTCAAATATTTATCATTCGATGGATGTAGTAGTCTCACTGAATTACCAAACTTCTTACAAGCCCCACATTTGGAGAGACTTGGACTTAAAGGTTGTATGGGCTTGGTTGAGATTCATGAGTCAATTGGATATCTGAGAAGACTTGTTTCATTGAATTTAACAGATTGTACGAACCTCAAGGACCTTCCAAGAAGCATTTTTAACTTAGAATCTCTTAAAACTTTTGACTTGTGTGGCTGCTCAGCACTTGACAAGTTACCAGAGCAATTGGGAGCTATGATGGATTTAACGAAGCTACTTATGGATGAAACTACTAGTTATCAACAACCATCCTCCTTTGGTGTTTTGAAGAATCTCgaagatttattttttgatggATGTAGTTGTCTCACTGAATTACCGAACTTTTTACAAGCCCCACATCTAAGGAGACTGCGACTTAAAGATTGTACAAGTTTGGTTGAGATTCATGAGTCTATTGGACTTTTAAAGAGACTTGTTCAACTTGATTTAGAAAGATGCAAGAACCTTAGGAATCTTCCTGACAACATTGTTAACTTAAAATCtcttaaatatttttctgtCTTGCTGCTTAAAACTTGAAAAGTTACCGGAGAAATTCGGCAGTTTGCAAGCTTTAGTGGACCTCCGTGCAAACCAAACTGCTATTAAACAACTACCAATCTCAATTGGTCTTTTGAGGAATCTTGATAAGATATATTTATCTGGATGTGGAGGACCATCCTCATCATTGACATCACCAAAAAGCTCCAACCGCATAAGATTATTACCTTCTATTTCTGGATTATGTTCTTTGACATTTCTAAATCTCAGTGGACAGAATTTGTGTGAAGATGATATTCCCTTTGAATTTGGATGTTTATCTTCACTCATAGAATTGGATTTATCAAGAAACAATTTTCGGAACCTAACTAGTTGCATCAGCTGCCTTCCTAAATTATCTCGTTTCTGTTTGAATGAGTGTATTGCTCTTCAATCAATTTCACTCCCTAGAAGTGTAGTGGAGTTTGAAGCACTTGGTTGCACATCATTGGAAAGAATCTTAAATTTGAAGAACGGGAAATCCAAATATTTTAGCCTGCATAATTGCCACAAACTGATTGAGATTCAAAATTTGAGGAGTTTTGAGTATGTTTTCATGGGAAGGTGCAACAATCTAGCATATGATTTTAAGAAGAGTGTTCTCCAggttctctctcttctcttctcttcaatctcttctctactcttttcttctcttctcttctctctctcgttATATGACGTAAACacttttttacacttttttgaaatagatgatGTGCAAGGCTAAAGCGCAATATTATGGCACTTCCGTTTGTCTCCCCGACATTGAGATTCCAAATTGGTTTAGCCATCAGACAACCGGTTCTTTAATATCTTTTCGTGTACCTTCGTTTTTCACTGGTCAAATCAGCAATTTGCTTCTATGCGTTGTTTATGCAGCAAACACGGAAGGACCCACAGACTTTGACTTCATGTGCACATGCCGAAATAAAACTAGAAACCCCCAAGACCCCCTCTCGTTGAGGTCTTCTTCAGCTTACTTTGATATCTCTGAAGATCATATATTTGTAGACGTGATGCCATTTAATCGAATTAGATTTGAGATGAAAAGTGGAGACGAAATAGAGGTGTCAGTCGAAGTTATGGTTTTTCCTGGGCAACAGAGTGAAGTGAAGAAGCGTGAAATACAAGTGAAGAAGTGTGGAATCCATCTACTATTTGATGACCCAAATGTTGGAGATGGTGACATCTCTGAAAGTGAGGATCGACGATTGTACAATTGGTACCCATGCCTCACCAAATCCAGACCACAATCCCCCCTCCCAACTATATGGTAGCCACTCCCACACATCCctttgatgctttttttttttttttttttaatgatataaattatataatatatatttattaataaataatgttcACATTACTTCTCAAACGTATATTAATGGTTCATCTTGTTTTgcattgtgatttgtgcaagactttatttacaaaattttatatttataaaatcaaataaattttttattcgtTCTTTTTCTTAGTTTCGAGCGGCCGTTGCGGATAAAAAAGCGAATTGGTAAAATGCATGCATGAGAAACCGTTTCCTGCTGTCAATCAAATTCCCTCACAGACCGCATCTGTCTGCCATACGCAGCTCTTGGCTCGCCTACCCAAAGATCAAGCAGACGACTCAAGTCAGAGGAAATTGATTGAACGGAAATGTGGGTATGGAAAAATTGtaagtaattttgtaatttttatttatttttgcttaaaacatTGTAGTCTCTTTGGACAGTGAGGTACTGGGCTACATTTTTAGAGGGTTTAAGttaatgttaattttatggCAGCAATTTGTATTGCAGGAAATTGTTTCCTGAATTCTTGTTTCTTCTGGGTTCTCAAATTGCAGGGCTTCCATGATCAAAGTTGACTTTAAGCTATAATAAGTTATATATCCACCTTACTTTGATTGAGGTTTGTTTAATAACAACTTAAGCTATGAGATATTCTTGTACGAAGGTTTCCTTTAAACTACTTTCACTAGAGTTATTGGTATCCACGCAATCACCTTTCTTGAAAAAGGTTCTGTATTTGCTTCGAGGAATCATTACAACTGTTATTGTCACAAAAAACCATTGTAGACTTGCAAAACATGTTTCGAGGAAATATTGAGTAAACTGTTCTTGGATTCACAGGCAAAAGAGATATAATCTTCCTTTGATGATCGTCTCAGGCACTATGCTACTAAACGTACAGTTGAAAAAGGTAAGAGATGCATGAATAATATGAAGAATTTGTTTGTCTTAAAGATGCTCCAATGGATTATGTATTGCACATTCTCATATTGTAAGTTTTCGTTTAATCTTTATTGTTGAAGATTATGTTGTCAATTGTTAAAGGTAAAATCCAAAAGGAACTATTTTTCTCTGAAGGGAAGTTGGGGTTTCTTCTAATGATATGTTAGCCTCTCTCACTAGCAACAATGGGGATATTGTACAACTGTGGACATTGCAATTTCCTATTCTGGAAAAGATAGTCCGAAATATATCAACAAGCTCTCTCCAACTCTTCGAACAATTTGCTGGGAAATTCTGGAAATCTTTATGCAGCTTTTGAAATCTTTTTGTAGGTTCTTAGGAAAGACAGGATTTGCTTTTGTTCCCCCCTTCCCCCTTTATTATAATGTCTTCAAGCATCAATCAAGTTGGATTTCAGTACTTGTATaatatttagctaaattttGTCAATTCTAAGTCTTGCCTCCTATTTTTCTGATTAGGTTTTCCATTGGACACCATAATGTTTTGTTATATCACATTTCTATACTAAATTGGttcatttttgctttttggctCTGCATGTTTTTCTTATTCATATTTAAATTGGTAGGCATGGTTTGAAATCAGCATAGGCATTATAATGCGTTACTATTCGTGTTAGGATTGGTGTTGACAAGTGGTTACTTGTTCCTTCCATGTAGGATGTGTTTTCCATTGGTGATTGCAATGGGTTTCTTGAAAGTACTGGAAAACCAACCCTTCCAGCTTTTGCTCACGTAAGTTACTTATATGAACAACTTTTGTTATATAGATATTAGCAATCTTCTTTTGGCAAACTATTAAAGTCAGAGATATCCCAGATGACTGCAGATTTGTGTTATTTGCATATTTCATGaataaataatatccacatCACACATGTTTTGGAAGGTCAAGATAAGATGATTTTTTGTTCTGTTACATTAAATTTAGGGTCTGACTTAAGTCTTTGTACTGCAAACCTCAAGGAGCTATCCCCATTACAAAATAGTGTGATGCTTGATATCTGTTGATATGCAAACATAACTAAATAtgctattatatttctctttgGCCGGCAATTTTGGTATTGGCTCTTTAATATGCCTCCTTTTGAGTTTTCAGGGTTGCAGAGTGACAGGAGAAATATCTATTGCATCTATTAAATAGGATTGGTAACGCTGGTGGAGGTCATGCCAATGGAGCAAATGACATGGAACTCGAAGATCCATTTGTTTACAAGCATTTTGGAAGCATGGCAACCATTGGCAAATACAATGCTCAATCTCGTAGGTCTTAGGCAGAGCAAGGTGAGTTTCTAATCACTCCTGGGCCTCATCTGAGATATTAAGTTAAATTGGACCATGGACTGATGCAACAACACTTTTGCAGGAGGCCAAAGGATTATCCATGGCAGGATTTTTCAGTTGGCTTATTTGGCGGTCAGCATATTTGACTCGTGTTTTTAAGCTGGAGGAACAGATTTTATGTGGCAATCAACTGGCTTATACAACCTTGGTGTTTGATCGTGACATTTGCAGAATCTAGATTTTGGAATTAAAGGTATCTTTATCTTCGTGATAGCTGGATGGCTGGTTTGCGGAGTGTATACTACTGCAGTTAGGCCTGTTAAAGTTATATTTTTGGTTACTACTTTCAGGTAAGCAGTCATGGCACGTTTCCTTGGGATATGTTGAGCAGAGTGCAAATGAGTATGTCGACTGCCTTCATGGTGTGAGTCCATTTGAATTCGAAGATTTGATAATAATGGACGTTTTTCTGGCACAGGCGTGAAGTGAAGAATACAGTGAACATGACTACGATGAATACctattgttgtttttgttttactcCCATAACAACCCACATACTTTTCTTAATAAAGTTTAGGTGCAGCTTATATGATACAtacaattaagattttttttgatttgaccTCCCATGTATCTGTTGTTCGTTCATATTGAAGTTGGCTGTTGTTTTTAAGCCCTGTTTTAGTTTCTTCAAGTATCATCTATTCTCCCCAGCTTTTGGAATTGATACTTGTCATGAGTCCTTGTACTTTTAATAAGGTTATATAGATGGCATATATTGCACAGAGCTCCTCCTGGCCCCAAAATTGCTTCAGCAGAAAATAAGAAAGGTGTCCATACAGAGTGCATTTTGGAAATCCCCACATGCTGTTAGAGCAATAACTTCTAATTGGATATGTATTTTTGTGCTCCTTTTCTACTGATCTTATGTTTCTTGATTGCCCCATTTTGTGATCCTTATATGGTTGAGCAggtaacttttatatatatgtttgctcCTTTTCTCACAAAATTAATGCTCCTGCGAAGGGAAAATTTATTGCATTTGCATAAAATAGTCATTATGCAAAAAGTTGTTGGTAGAGGTCAGTTTTTATGGTTTTGTTGACGAGATATTGTTGATATCTAATGAAAGACTTGAACCATTCAATGAGGCGTCTTTGGACAATTGATTCATATCAAGAACAAAAGTGATCTCCGATTGGAAGTGCATGTTCAATTGGTTTTATCATGACAATTCAATCCCCCATGCTCAATTCTCTTGATGCCTAGGCCTAGCTAGCCTTTTCTTATCTTttggaaattaataaattagcCCATGTGTTGTCACGTCCTACAGTGGAGAGACCTCAATTGAAGAGGGAAGAGGGAAGAGGGAAGAAGAGGGACATCAATTTCATTGACCAAAATGGACAGCTAGGATGCACCACGCGGAGGGCTATTCATGCGTGAAACGTGGCACCCGCATTTGGAAAATTCCACTCCTATCTTGAGATTATCTTCAGTTCAGTTAAAtaagcatttttaatttttcaatttgctttaaaaaaacatgaaaacagcATACTAAATCATAAACATCTATATCAAAACCAAAAGCAGTGAAAAGAATATATGACCATGTCTTGTGAGAAACATGATTAAACGCTATATATGATTAAACGCTCAGAAATTCTTCAAcca from Corylus avellana chromosome ca10, CavTom2PMs-1.0 includes:
- the LOC132164443 gene encoding disease resistance protein RPS4B-like translates to MGRCNNLAYDFKKSVLQMMCKAKAQYYGTSVCLPDIEIPNWFSHQTTGSLISFRVPSFFTGQISNLLLCVVYAANTEGPTDFDFMCTCRNKTRNPQDPLSLRSSSAYFDISEDHIFVDVMPFNRIRFEMKSGDEIEVSVEVMVFPGQQSEVKKREIQVKKCGIHLLFDDPNVGDGDISESEDRRLYNWYPCLTKSRPQSPLPTICFERPLRIKKRIGKMHA